The following are encoded together in the Lagopus muta isolate bLagMut1 chromosome 7, bLagMut1 primary, whole genome shotgun sequence genome:
- the MINDY3 gene encoding ubiquitin carboxyl-terminal hydrolase MINDY-3 isoform X4, whose amino-acid sequence MCPLRSMKNSSHENMLIKVPSFDGSAEKCLLCIAALAVEELGFERFHALIHKRAFKSFPELKDAIWDQYSVWTNRFGVLLFLYSVILTKGTENIKNEIEDATEPLIDPVYGHGSQSLINLLLTGHAVSNVWDGDRECSGMKLLGIHKQATVGFLTLMESLRYCKVGSYLKSPKFPIWILGSETHLTVFFAKDMALVAPEAPSEQARRVFQTYDPEDNGFIPDTLLEDVMKALDLVSDPEYVNLMKTKLDPEGLGIILLGPFLQEFFPEQDSRVSESFTVYHYNGLKQSNYNEKVMYVEGTAVVMGFEEPMLQTDDTPVKRCLQTKWPYIELLWTTDRSPSLN is encoded by the exons ATGTGCCCTTTGAGAAGTATGAAAAACTCTTCACATGAGAACATGCTTATAAAGGTGCCATCTTTTGACGGAAG TGCTGAAAAGTGTCTCTTGTGTATAGCTGCCTTGGCTGTGGAAGAGCTTGGCTTTGAGCGATTTCATGCATTAATTCA CAAACGTGCATTCAAAAGCTTCCCTGAGCTGAAGGATGCAATTTGGGATCAATATTCAGTGTGGACAAACAGATTTGGAGTATTACTCTTTCTGTACTCTGTGATACTGACAAAG GGtactgaaaacataaaaaatgaaattgaggATGCAACTGAGCCATTGATAGATCCTGTTTATGGTCATGGAAG CCAAAGTTTGATTAACCTCCTGTTGACGGGGCATGCTGTTTCTAACGTGTGGGATGGAGACAGAGAATGTTCAGGAATGA aaCTTCTTGGCATACATAAACAAGCAACAGTAGGCTTTCTGACTCTGATGGAATCTCTGAGATACTGTAAG GTTGGCTCCTATTTGAAGTCTCCAAAGTTTCCCATCTGGATACTCGGCAGTGAAACACACCTCACAGTCTTTTTTGCCAAG gaTATGGCTCTTGTTGCTCCTGAAGCACCTTCAGAACAAGCTAGGAGAGTTTTCCAGACATATGACCCTGAGG atAATGGCTTTATACCTGACACTCTCCTAGAAGATGTAATGAAAGCTCTGGACCTTGTTTCAGATCCTGAATA TGTAAACCTCATGAAGACCAAATTAGACCCAGAAGGGCTGGGCATCATATTACTGGGTCCCTTTCTGCAAGAATTCTTCCCTGAGCAG gACTCTAGGGTTTCGGAGTCATTTACTGTCTACCATTACAATGGACTGAAGCAATCTAACTATAATGAAAAG GTCATGTATGTAGAAGGCACAGCAGTTGTTATGGGCTTTGAAGAGCCAATGCTGCAGACTGATGACACTCCTGTAAAACGCTGCTTGCAAACCAAATGGCCATATATAGAATTACTGTGGACCACAGATCGATCTCCTTCTTTAAACTGA